Genomic window (Streptomyces sp. NBC_00078):
GCGCAACGGCGAGCAGCTTCTGCTGACGGTCGTGATCCCGACGCTGCTGCTGGTGCTGTTCAGCTCGGTGGACATCGTCGACACCGGCGCGGGCGAGGCGGTGGACTTCCTCGCGCCCGGCATCCTGGCCCTCGCCGTCATGTCCACCGCCTTCACGGGCCAGGCGATCGCGACGGGCTTCGAGCGGCGCTACGGCGTACTGAAGCGCCTGGCCTCCTCCCCGCTCCCCCGCTGGGGCCTGATGACCGCGAAGACGGCTTCGGTCCTGGTCACGGAGGTCCTCCAGGTGATCCTCCTGACGGTGATCGCCTTCGCGCTGGGCTGGTCCCCGGACGGCAACCCGGCGGCCGTCCTGCTCCTGCTGGTCCTGGGCACGGCGGCCTTCTCCGGCCTCGGCCTCCTCATGGCCGGCACCCTGAAGGCCGAGGCGACCCTGGCTGCCGCCAACCTGGTCTTCCTGCTGCTGCTCGTGGGCGGCGGCGTGATCGTGCCGATGGACAAGTTCCCGCAGGGCGCTCAGGACGTGCTGGGACTCCTGCCGATCTCCGCCCTCTCGGACGGTCTGCGGGACGTGCTGCAGCACGGGGCCGGCATGCCCTGGGGCGACCTGGGGATTCTGGCCGTGTGGGCCGTCGTGGGGCTTGCCGCCGCAGGGAGGTTCTTCCGCTGGGAGTAGGGGCGGGGCGGACCCTCGTGAAAGCGTGCACAAGTGGGCGCCTACGATGGTGCGCGTGCCAAACGTGACCCACGCCGACGCCGTGGCGGCCCTGCGCAACCCGCTCTCCTTCATCGCCGCACGCTGGACCCCGAAACCCGGGACGGTCCGGCGGGCGGCTCTCTCCGCGCTCGTCATGTCGGTGGTCATCGTGGTCACCGGCGGTGCGGTGCGACTGACCGGTTCCGGGCTCGGCTGCCCGACGTGGCCCAAGTGCACCGCGGACTCGCTCGCTCCCACCGGTGCGATGAACTTCCACAGTGCGATCGAGTTCGGCAACCGCATGCTGACGTACGTGCTGTGCGCCGCCATCGGCTGGGCGATCATCGCGGCGCGCTCGGAGAAGCCGTACCGGCGAAGCCTGACCCGGCTCGGCTGGGTGCAGTTCTGGCTGGTCATGAGCAATGCGGTGCTCGGCGGCATCGTGGTCCTGGTCGGCCTCAACCCGTACACGGTCGCGGCCCACTTCCTGCTCGCCTCGGCGCTGATCGCGGTCGCCACCGTGATGTGGCAGCGCACCCGCGAGGGCGACGGGGCGCCCCGCCCGCTGGTCGGCAGGCCGGTGCAGCAGCTGGTGTGGTTCCTGGTCACCGCCTCCGTGCTGCTGATCGCGGTGGGCACCGTGGTGACCGGCGCCGGTCCGCACGCGGGCGACTCGCGCGAGGTCGAGCGGATGCCGCTGGACTGGGAGACCGTGAGCAAGCTGCACGCCGTGCTGGCCTGGATCGTGGTCACGCTGACCTTCGCCCTGTGGTTCATCCTCAAGGCGGTGGACGCCCCCAGGAGCCCCCTGCACCGCACCCGCGAACTCTTCCTGATCCTGCTGTCCCAGGGCGTCATCGGCTACGTCCAGTACTTCACCAACCTCCCCGAGGCCCTGGTCGGCCTGCACATGCTCGGCTCGGCCCTGGTGTGGATCGGGGTGCTGCGGGTCCTGCTGGCGATGCGGGAGCGGCCCGAGCCGGTGGCGGACCTGCCGGGGCCTTCGGCCGAGGTGACGGTGGGCACGCGCGCGTAGGCGCTCACTCCGGACGGTGTCCACGTGGGCGCAGGCGCTCACTCCAGTCCGTACACCCTGCGCGCGTTCCCGGCCGCCACCATCCCCGCGACCCGCTGCGCGTCCGTGAGCGACCACGCTCCCTCGGCGACCCAGCCACCCAGCACCCGCCCCAGGGCCTCCCGGAACAACCGCGCTCCCACGACATGCAGCTCGGGCAGTCCGTGAGCCCCGCTGGAGAAGAGGATCTTCCCGAAGGGGGCCAGCTCCAGGATCTCGGCGAGGACGGTGGCCGCGCGGGCGCCGGTGCGGACCAGGGCGGCCCCCGAGTCGGCGTACACATGCGGGAAGACGCCCGCGAGATGGGCGGCGTGGCGGTGGTAGGGGTAGCCGTGCAGCAGGACCAGGTCCGTGCCCAGTCCGGCCGTGGCGCGGACGAAGTCGGTGAGCAGCACGGGGTCGGTGCGGTCGATGCGCTGGCCCGGTTCGCCGAGTCCCGCGTGGAGCTGGAGGGGCAGCCCGGAGGCCACGGCGATCCACAGCAGGTGCCGTAGCAGAACCGGGTCGGTCAGCTCGCCGCCCACCCTGCGGTCGGCCAGCCACCGCCCGGCGGCACCCCGCACCTCCCCGGGCCCGGGCGGCTCGGGCGCGAGCGCCAGACCGTGCCGTACGCCCGCGACGGAGGTGAAGGCCACGGCGCTTCCGGCGGCGCCGTGCACCGACTCGGCGAGGTTGGCGAGGAAGGACTCGACGGTGCCGGAGGTGTCGGCGACCTGCTCGGCCAGTAACTCGAGGCGGACGATCTCGCGGGCCTCGGCGGCCCCGGCGGACGCCAGCTCGGTGGGTCCGGTGAGGTCACCGGGCAGCCCCGTGTCGACCAGATACGTCGTGATGCCGCTGCCGCGCAGGAGTCGGCGGCCCGTCTCCGGTACGCCCAGTTCACGGCGCCGGGCGAGATAGCGGGCGGGGGGACAGTGCGGTTCCAGACCGAGCAGCGGGGGGCACCAGCGGCGTACGGCGAAACCGGTCTGTGTGTCGAAGAGGGTAGTGCCGGGCGCCGGCGGTCCCTCGGTGCGGGCCAGCTGGGCCTCGAAGGTGCCGAGGCCCAGCTCCGTCCTCAGTACGCCGTGGCAGTACTGGTCCACGAGGGACGGCGTTTCGATCATCCGGACTCCCCGTGTACCTGGACCGTGCGGTGCCTTACAGGTCCTAACGGGTGACCGGGGTACTAGGTGTTGCTCTCGCGCGCCCCGTGCGAAAAGCCGGGCGCGTTCAGGTGTTCGACGGGCCGCCCACCTGGATCCCCGCCATGCGCGTCCACTCGTACGGCCCCGTCTTCACCTTGGCCGCGAACTCGCCGTCGAAGTCCTCGTGAACGGTGATGCCGGACTTCTCCACCGCCTTCTCGGCCAGCTCGTACGAGGGCGCCACGAGGTCACCCCAGCCGCCGTCCTCACCGACGAGGACGATGCGCGCGCCGCGCTCACCGATGTGGGCCACCTGGCCCTCGGCTCCGCCGTGCGCCTTGGAGAAGGCGTTGATCTGCTTGGCGAGGCGCGCCACCTTGCGCTCGGCCTTCGGGTCAACCTGCTGAGTCTCTGCCATGGCCAGGATGCTACCGACGGGTAGATCGAACGGCGACGGGCGGGGTGCGTGGCCTTGGCCACGCACCCCGCCCGTCGGACGTCACCGGGGCGTCAGCGCAGGAAGGGGTCCACCGCGACCGCCACGAACAGGATCGACACATAGGTGATGGACCAGTGGAACAGCCGCATCTCCTTCAGCTTCCCGCCCGTCACCTCCGCCTTGGCCCTGTTCTGCAGCCCGTGCGCCTCCCACAGCCAGAAGCCGCCGGCCAGCAGCGCGACGAGCGTGTAGAACCAGCCCGTGTAGCCGAGGGGGGTGAGCAGGAGCGAGACCGCCACCATCACCCAGCTGTAGATCACGATCTGCCTGGCGACCACCTTGTTGGAGGCGACGACCGGCAGCATCGGCACGCCCACACGCGCGTAGTCGTCCTTGACCTTCATCGACAGCGGCCAGTAGTGCGGCGGCGTCCAGAAGAACATGACGAGGAAGAGGATGACCGGCGCCCACGACACGGAGTTCGTGACGGCCGACCAGCCGATGAGCACCGGAAGGCAGCCGGCGATGCCGCCCCACACGATGTTCTGCGAGGTGCGCCGCTTGAGGATCATCGTGTAGACGACGACGTAGAAGAGCAGCGCACCGAGTGACAGCCACGCCGACAGCCAGTTGACGGTGAGGCCGAACAGGAGCGTGGAGACCACCGCGAGGGTGATGCCGAAGGCGAGGCACTCGCGCGGGCTGACCATGCCGGTGACCAGCGGGCGCTGCGAGGTGCGGTCCATCAGCGCGTCGATGTCGCGGTCGATGTACATGTTCAGCGCGTTGGCGCCGCCCGCCGAGAGGTAGCCGCCGAGGCAGGTGAGCAGCACCAGCGTCAGGTCCGGCACACCCTGCTGGGCGAGGAACATCACCGGGACCGTGGTGATGAGCAGGAGCTCGATGATCCGCGGCTTGGTCAGCGCCACGAACGCCTTGACACGGGCCCCGAACGGCCGGTGACGCGGGCTCTCGCTCGCACCGAGTACCCCCGCTGGACGGGATTCGACGGCCGTCACGCACACCCCTACAGAGACATCCCAGCAAGCCCGACCCGTGTGAAGTCCCGGTAAAGGCTCGCGCGTACCACGCCACTTTAGACGTTGCCCATAGCCGGGCCTTCGCGGGGGTCGGGTCGTGTTGAAAGGTGCCGTCACAAGAGCCCGCCGCCACTCGCTTGAGCACTCGGACGAGCGCCTGCGTATTCAGTTGCCGAATGGCGATCCAGCCCGGTCGGGAGGCAGATCCCCGGGAGTCCCGGCAGTCTGGAATGACTCGAAAAGACGCACGTACTTACGGGGGTAGGCTCGACACCGGCCGGTGGGCGTCCAGTGCGCCGGCATTCGACATGCGTGACATGTGGAGAGGAGCCCTGACTCAGGGTGAGCACCAAGCCGACCACCACAGACCTCGAGTGGACCGAGTTGGACCAGCGGGCCGTGGACACCGCCCGCGTCCTGGCCGCCGACGCCGTACAGAAGGTCGGCAACGGCCATCCGGGTACGGCCATGAGCCTGGCGCCTGCCGCGTACACCCTCTTCCAGAAGGTGATGCGCCACGACCCGGCCGACCCGGACTGGGTCGGGCGGGACCGCTTCGTGCTGTCCGCCGGACACTCGTCCCTGACGCTGTACACGCAGCTCTACCTGGCCGGCTTCGGCTTGGAGCTGGACGATCTGAAGGCCTTCAGGACCTGGGGTTCGAAGACCCCCGGCCACCCGGAGTACGGCCACACCAAGGGTGTGGAGACGACCACCGGTCCGCTGGGGCAGGGTGTCGCCAACGCGGTGGGCATGGCCATGGCCGCCCGCTACGAGCGCGGCCTGTTCGACCCGGACTCGGCGCAGGGCGAGTCGCCCTTCGACCACTTCATCTACGCGATCGCCGGCGACGGCTGCCTCCAGGAGGGCATCTCCGCCGAGGCGTCCTCGCTGGCCGGCCACCAGAAGCTCGGCAATCTGGTGCTGCTGTGGGACGACAACCACATCTCGATCGAGGGCGACACCGAGACGGCCGTCTCCGAGGAAACCGTCAAGCGCTACGAGGCCTACGGCTGGCACGTCCAGCGCGTCGCCCCGAAGCCGGACGGCGACATCGACCCGCACGCTGTCTACAACGCGATCGAGGCCGCGAAGAAGGTCACCGACAGGCCGTCCTTCATCGCGATGCGCTCGATCATCGCCTGGCCCGCCCCGAACGCGCAGAACACCGAGGCCGCGCACGGCTCGGCGCTCGGTGACGACGAGGTCGCGGCCACCAAGCGCGTCCTCGGCTTCGACCCCGAGAAGTCCTTCGAGGTCTCCGACGAGGTCCTCAAGCACACCCGGCAGGCGCTGGAGCGCGGCCGCGAGGCGCAGGCCGAGTGGGACAAGTCGTTCCAGCTGTGGCGCCAGAACAACCCGGAGCGCGCGGCCGGCTTCGACCGCATCCACGCGGGTGAGCTGCCCGCCGGCTGGGAGGAGAAGGTCCCGGTCTTCGAGCCGGGCAAGGGCATCGCCACGCGTGCCGCCTCCGGCAAGGTGCTGCAGGCGCTGGGCGCGGTCATCCCCGAGCTGTGGGGCGGCTCGGCCGACCTGGCCGGCTCCAACAACACGACCATCGACAAGAACTCCTCGTTCCTGCCGGCGGACAACCCGCTGCCGGAGGCGGACCCGTACGGCCGCACGATCCACTTCGGCATCCGCGAGCACTCCATGGCCGCGGAGATGAACGGCATCACCCTGCACGGCAACACCCGTGTCTACGGCGGTACGTTCCTGGTCTTCTCCGACTACATGCGCAACGCCGTGCGCCTGTCGGCGCTGATGCACCTGCCGGTGACGTACGTGTGGACGCACGACTCCATCGGTCTGGGCGAGGACGGCCCCACCCACCAGCCCATC
Coding sequences:
- a CDS encoding ABC transporter permease — its product is MIAAQAALETKMLLRNGEQLLLTVVIPTLLLVLFSSVDIVDTGAGEAVDFLAPGILALAVMSTAFTGQAIATGFERRYGVLKRLASSPLPRWGLMTAKTASVLVTEVLQVILLTVIAFALGWSPDGNPAAVLLLLVLGTAAFSGLGLLMAGTLKAEATLAAANLVFLLLLVGGGVIVPMDKFPQGAQDVLGLLPISALSDGLRDVLQHGAGMPWGDLGILAVWAVVGLAAAGRFFRWE
- a CDS encoding heme A synthase translates to MVRVPNVTHADAVAALRNPLSFIAARWTPKPGTVRRAALSALVMSVVIVVTGGAVRLTGSGLGCPTWPKCTADSLAPTGAMNFHSAIEFGNRMLTYVLCAAIGWAIIAARSEKPYRRSLTRLGWVQFWLVMSNAVLGGIVVLVGLNPYTVAAHFLLASALIAVATVMWQRTREGDGAPRPLVGRPVQQLVWFLVTASVLLIAVGTVVTGAGPHAGDSREVERMPLDWETVSKLHAVLAWIVVTLTFALWFILKAVDAPRSPLHRTRELFLILLSQGVIGYVQYFTNLPEALVGLHMLGSALVWIGVLRVLLAMRERPEPVADLPGPSAEVTVGTRA
- a CDS encoding amidohydrolase family protein, whose product is MIETPSLVDQYCHGVLRTELGLGTFEAQLARTEGPPAPGTTLFDTQTGFAVRRWCPPLLGLEPHCPPARYLARRRELGVPETGRRLLRGSGITTYLVDTGLPGDLTGPTELASAGAAEAREIVRLELLAEQVADTSGTVESFLANLAESVHGAAGSAVAFTSVAGVRHGLALAPEPPGPGEVRGAAGRWLADRRVGGELTDPVLLRHLLWIAVASGLPLQLHAGLGEPGQRIDRTDPVLLTDFVRATAGLGTDLVLLHGYPYHRHAAHLAGVFPHVYADSGAALVRTGARAATVLAEILELAPFGKILFSSGAHGLPELHVVGARLFREALGRVLGGWVAEGAWSLTDAQRVAGMVAAGNARRVYGLE
- a CDS encoding heme o synthase — encoded protein: MCVTAVESRPAGVLGASESPRHRPFGARVKAFVALTKPRIIELLLITTVPVMFLAQQGVPDLTLVLLTCLGGYLSAGGANALNMYIDRDIDALMDRTSQRPLVTGMVSPRECLAFGITLAVVSTLLFGLTVNWLSAWLSLGALLFYVVVYTMILKRRTSQNIVWGGIAGCLPVLIGWSAVTNSVSWAPVILFLVMFFWTPPHYWPLSMKVKDDYARVGVPMLPVVASNKVVARQIVIYSWVMVAVSLLLTPLGYTGWFYTLVALLAGGFWLWEAHGLQNRAKAEVTGGKLKEMRLFHWSITYVSILFVAVAVDPFLR
- the tkt gene encoding transketolase, which produces MSTKPTTTDLEWTELDQRAVDTARVLAADAVQKVGNGHPGTAMSLAPAAYTLFQKVMRHDPADPDWVGRDRFVLSAGHSSLTLYTQLYLAGFGLELDDLKAFRTWGSKTPGHPEYGHTKGVETTTGPLGQGVANAVGMAMAARYERGLFDPDSAQGESPFDHFIYAIAGDGCLQEGISAEASSLAGHQKLGNLVLLWDDNHISIEGDTETAVSEETVKRYEAYGWHVQRVAPKPDGDIDPHAVYNAIEAAKKVTDRPSFIAMRSIIAWPAPNAQNTEAAHGSALGDDEVAATKRVLGFDPEKSFEVSDEVLKHTRQALERGREAQAEWDKSFQLWRQNNPERAAGFDRIHAGELPAGWEEKVPVFEPGKGIATRAASGKVLQALGAVIPELWGGSADLAGSNNTTIDKNSSFLPADNPLPEADPYGRTIHFGIREHSMAAEMNGITLHGNTRVYGGTFLVFSDYMRNAVRLSALMHLPVTYVWTHDSIGLGEDGPTHQPIEHLASLRAIPGLNVVRPADANETAIAWREILRRYTKVYGEGAPHGLALTRQGVPTYEPNEDAVKGGYVLFEAEGPEGQSAAAQVVLIATGSEVHVAVEAREQLQADGVPTRVVSMPCVEWFEEQEQGYRDSVLPPNVKARVAVEAGIGLTWHKYVGDAGRIVSLEHFGASADGKVLFREFGFTAENVAAQARAALDSAGNTAAARN